From Vanessa cardui chromosome 11, ilVanCard2.1, whole genome shotgun sequence, the proteins below share one genomic window:
- the LOC124533890 gene encoding actin-binding protein IPP-like, translating into MSSTLYDKIINKEGSRPYKCCEYASKVSINLNHFRRDGRFCDIDLISGKTKVKAHRVVLAASCEYFDAMFNVGLEESQKGRVVLPSVPPGILPMIIDFIYTGEIEIDKATVQHLMIAADMFQLRELVIGCGEFLKRELHPSNALGIFRFAETHNCTELAEEALTHAQANWNLVANGDELLELPLQQLITLLSSEQLKVDNEAQVLYPALKWLEYDPANRRRHCFEVLSNVRLPLISPQILDDAIKTVQDPSIVVALKTVRVDMKSGRGALVSLSAEPRARARRMLVVAGGSCHDAAPHPPHAADNILSSVLKFDLHKREWEELSSMCIARIQPGVAMLGGRVYAVGGEQGSQILANGEVYDPQTDKWSNIAPMKEARCEFGLTAWNGNLYAFGGWVGSDMGASVEVYDPISDEWTLSGRMPEPRFGMGVVNFEGLIYVVGGCTHTWRHTRDLLCYQPASRKWRALASMRHARSQAAAVVLGAHLYVIGGNAPRRTVLASVERYSFDDDSWEEVASLQQARAGCAAGAADGVLLVAGGDSECAGERAFYRARTTLSSVELYEPVRDAWLAAPPLPHSRAEAGAALL; encoded by the exons ATGTCTTCAACTTTATacgacaaaattattaataaggagGGTTCCAGACCCTACAAATGTTGCGAATATGCTAGTAAGGTTTCTATAAATCTAAACCACTTTAGAAGAGATGGCAGATTTTGTGACATAGATCTCATATCTGGAAAAACTAAAGTTAAG GCACATCGAGTGGTACTAGCTGCTAGTTGTGAATATTTCGATGCAATGTTTAATGTAGGCTTAGAAGAAAGCCAAAAAGGCCGTGTGGTTCTTCCAAGTGTACCCCCAGGCATACTTCCtatgattattgattttatatacacaG GTGAAATTGAGATTGATAAGGCCACTGTACAACATCTTATGATAGCAGCTGATATGTTTCAACTTAGAGAACTTGTAATTGGTTGTGGAGAATTTTTAAAGAGAGAGCTACATCCTTCCAATGCCCTCGGGATATTCAG gtTTGCAGAAACTCATAATTGTACCGAATTGGCTGAAGAAGCATTAACACATGCCCAGGCTAATTGGAATTTGGTTGCTAATGGAGATGAATTACTGGAGTTACCTTTGCAACAACTTATTACACTTTTGTCATCAGAGCAGCTTAAAGTGGATAATGAAGCTCAG GTATTATATCCGGCACTAAAGTGGCTGGAGTATGATCCGGCAAACAGAAGACGTCACTGCTTTGAAGTCCTAAGTAACGTTCGTTTACCACTCATTTCGCCTCAAATTTTGGACGATGCAATTAAAACAGTACAAGATCCCTCCATCGTCGTCGCTTTGAAAACAGTGCGAGTCGATATG AAGTCGGGGCGCGGCGCGCTGGTGTCGCTGTCGGCCGAGCCGCGTGCGCGCGCGCGTCGCATGCTGGTGGTGGCGGGCGGGTCGTGCCACGACGCCGCGCCGCACCCGCCGCACGCCGCCGACAACATACTCTCCTCGGTCCTCAAGTTCGACCTGCATAAGAG AGAATGGGAGGAACTCTCGTCGATGTGTATAGCGCGTATACAACCAGGAGTCGCTATGTTGGGTGGACGCGTGTATGCCGTGGGAGGAGAGCAGGGCAGTCAGATATTAGCTAACGGTGAAGTGTATGATCCACAG acTGATAAGTGGTCAAATATAGCACCAATGAAAGAAGCTAGATGTGAATTTGGTCTAACTGCATGGAATGGAAACCTATACGCATTCGGAGGGTGGGTGGGGTCGGACATGGGTGCCTCCGTGGAAGTCTATGATCCTATATCCGACGAGTGGACGCTGTCCGGAAGAATGCCTGAACCGCGTTTCGGAATGGGCGTTGTTAACTTTGAAG GTCTGATATACGTGGTGGGAGGCTGCACGCACACGTGGCGCCACACGCGCGACCTGCTGTGCTACCAGCCCGCGTCGCGCAAGTGGCGCGCGCTGGCCTCCATGCGCCACGCGCGCTCCCAGGCCGCCGCCGTCGTGCTGGGCGCGCACCTCTACGTCATCGGCGGCAACGCGCCGCGCCGCACCGTGCTCGCCTCCGTCGAGAGATACAGCTTCGACGAC GACTCGTGGGAGGAGGTGGCCAGCCTGCAGCAGGCGCGCGCGGGctgcgcggcgggcgcggcggacGGCGTGCTGCTGGTGGCGGGCGGCGACAGCGAGTGCGCGGGCGAGCGCGCCTTCTACCGCGCGCGCACGACGCTCTCGTCGGTGGAGCTGTACGAGCCCGTGCGCGACGCGTGGCTGGCGGCGCCGCCGCTGCCGCACTCGCGCGCCGAGGCGGGCGCCGCCCTGCTCTGA
- the LOC124533891 gene encoding cyclic AMP response element-binding protein B isoform X5: MDGMVEENGTSGASGVTDPLASAASSASTTPHVVVTSIVQLTLPTQAPSAQVQSVIQPNQQSVIQTASNIQSVQLPKGNVILVSKPSSVIHTTQGTLQTLQIKPEPNTLVSTQGQSCSDESCSDDENPKRNYREMLTRRPSYRKILNDLGGAEIAVIPAGALQTESGLHTLAVSGGTGGGAIVQYATNQDGQFYVPEDQTRKRELRLLKNREAARECRRKKKEYIKCLENRVAVLENQNKALIEELKSLKELYCQQKTE, from the exons ATGGACGGAATGGTGGAGGAGAACGGCACCTCTGGCGCATCAGGCGTCACAGACCCCTTGGCGAGTGCAGCCTCATCGGCCAGCACCACGCCTCATGTCGTCGTTACCAGCATTGTGCAACTTACGTTGCCAACGCAAGCACCATCGGCACAg GTCCAATCAGTTATACAACCTAATCAACAGTCTGTTATTCAGACAGCGTCTAATATACAGTCAGTGCAATTGCCAAAGGGAAATGTAATATTGGTTAGCAAACCAAGCTCAGTTATACACACTACCCAAGGAACTTTGCAAACATTACAG ataaagCCTGAACCAAACACATTAGTGAGCACACAGGGACAATCTTGCAGTGATGAAAGCTGTAGTGATGATGAAAATCCCAAAAGGAATTACAGAGAAATGTTAACCCGACGCCCCTCATATAGGAAAATACTGAATGACCTCGGTGGAGCTGAGATTGcag tgaTTCCAGCTGGTGCTTTGCAGACTGAGAGTGGTTTGCATACATTGGCTGTATCAGGTGGAACCGGCGGTGGCGCGATAGTGCAATATGCGACAAATCAAGATGGCCAATTCTATGTACCCG AAGATCAGACACGAAAACGTGAACtacgattattaaaaaatagagaAGCAGCAAGAGAATGTCGACGTAAGAagaaagaatatataaaatgtctCGAGAACCGTGTTGCAGTGTTAGAAAATCAAAACAAAGCCCTTATAGAAGAGCTAAAATCACTAAAAGAACTATATTGCCAACAAAAAACAGAATGA
- the LOC124533891 gene encoding cyclic AMP response element-binding protein B isoform X3, translated as MDGMVEENGTSGASGVTDPLASAASSASTTPHVVVTSIVQLTLPTQAPSAQVQSVIQPNQQSVIQTASNIQSVQLPKGNVILVSKPSSVIHTTQGTLQTLQIKPEPNTLVSTQGQSCSDESCSDDENPKRNYREMLTRRPSYRKILNDLGGAEIAENRMGNKAGLESEVSLSPSLSFAPVIPAGALQTESGLHTLAVSGGTGGGAIVQYATNQDGQFYVPDQTRKRELRLLKNREAARECRRKKKEYIKCLENRVAVLENQNKALIEELKSLKELYCQQKTE; from the exons ATGGACGGAATGGTGGAGGAGAACGGCACCTCTGGCGCATCAGGCGTCACAGACCCCTTGGCGAGTGCAGCCTCATCGGCCAGCACCACGCCTCATGTCGTCGTTACCAGCATTGTGCAACTTACGTTGCCAACGCAAGCACCATCGGCACAg GTCCAATCAGTTATACAACCTAATCAACAGTCTGTTATTCAGACAGCGTCTAATATACAGTCAGTGCAATTGCCAAAGGGAAATGTAATATTGGTTAGCAAACCAAGCTCAGTTATACACACTACCCAAGGAACTTTGCAAACATTACAG ataaagCCTGAACCAAACACATTAGTGAGCACACAGGGACAATCTTGCAGTGATGAAAGCTGTAGTGATGATGAAAATCCCAAAAGGAATTACAGAGAAATGTTAACCCGACGCCCCTCATATAGGAAAATACTGAATGACCTCGGTGGAGCTGAGATTGcag AAAATCGCATGGGAAATAAAGCAGGATTGGAAAGTGAAGTGTCGCTGTCACCTTCTTTATCATTTGCTCCAG tgaTTCCAGCTGGTGCTTTGCAGACTGAGAGTGGTTTGCATACATTGGCTGTATCAGGTGGAACCGGCGGTGGCGCGATAGTGCAATATGCGACAAATCAAGATGGCCAATTCTATGTACCCG ATCAGACACGAAAACGTGAACtacgattattaaaaaatagagaAGCAGCAAGAGAATGTCGACGTAAGAagaaagaatatataaaatgtctCGAGAACCGTGTTGCAGTGTTAGAAAATCAAAACAAAGCCCTTATAGAAGAGCTAAAATCACTAAAAGAACTATATTGCCAACAAAAAACAGAATGA
- the LOC124533891 gene encoding cyclic AMP response element-binding protein B isoform X6: MDGMVEENGTSGASGVTDPLASAASSASTTPHVVVTSIVQLTLPTQAPSAQVQSVIQPNQQSVIQTASNIQSVQLPKGNVILVSKPSSVIHTTQGTLQTLQIKPEPNTLVSTQGQSCSDESCSDDENPKRNYREMLTRRPSYRKILNDLGGAEIAVIPAGALQTESGLHTLAVSGGTGGGAIVQYATNQDGQFYVPDQTRKRELRLLKNREAARECRRKKKEYIKCLENRVAVLENQNKALIEELKSLKELYCQQKTE; this comes from the exons ATGGACGGAATGGTGGAGGAGAACGGCACCTCTGGCGCATCAGGCGTCACAGACCCCTTGGCGAGTGCAGCCTCATCGGCCAGCACCACGCCTCATGTCGTCGTTACCAGCATTGTGCAACTTACGTTGCCAACGCAAGCACCATCGGCACAg GTCCAATCAGTTATACAACCTAATCAACAGTCTGTTATTCAGACAGCGTCTAATATACAGTCAGTGCAATTGCCAAAGGGAAATGTAATATTGGTTAGCAAACCAAGCTCAGTTATACACACTACCCAAGGAACTTTGCAAACATTACAG ataaagCCTGAACCAAACACATTAGTGAGCACACAGGGACAATCTTGCAGTGATGAAAGCTGTAGTGATGATGAAAATCCCAAAAGGAATTACAGAGAAATGTTAACCCGACGCCCCTCATATAGGAAAATACTGAATGACCTCGGTGGAGCTGAGATTGcag tgaTTCCAGCTGGTGCTTTGCAGACTGAGAGTGGTTTGCATACATTGGCTGTATCAGGTGGAACCGGCGGTGGCGCGATAGTGCAATATGCGACAAATCAAGATGGCCAATTCTATGTACCCG ATCAGACACGAAAACGTGAACtacgattattaaaaaatagagaAGCAGCAAGAGAATGTCGACGTAAGAagaaagaatatataaaatgtctCGAGAACCGTGTTGCAGTGTTAGAAAATCAAAACAAAGCCCTTATAGAAGAGCTAAAATCACTAAAAGAACTATATTGCCAACAAAAAACAGAATGA
- the LOC124533891 gene encoding cyclic AMP response element-binding protein B isoform X1, with amino-acid sequence MDGMVEENGTSGASGVTDPLASAASSASTTPHVVVTSIVQLTLPTQAPSAQVQSVIQPNQQSVIQTASNIQSVQLPKGNVILVSKPSSVIHTTQGTLQTLQIKPEPNTLVSTQGQSCSDESCSDDENPKRNYREMLTRRPSYRKILNDLGGAEIAENRMGNKAGLESEVSLSPSLSFAPVIPAGALQTESGLHTLAVSGGTGGGAIVQYATNQDGQFYVPGPILEDQTRKRELRLLKNREAARECRRKKKEYIKCLENRVAVLENQNKALIEELKSLKELYCQQKTE; translated from the exons ATGGACGGAATGGTGGAGGAGAACGGCACCTCTGGCGCATCAGGCGTCACAGACCCCTTGGCGAGTGCAGCCTCATCGGCCAGCACCACGCCTCATGTCGTCGTTACCAGCATTGTGCAACTTACGTTGCCAACGCAAGCACCATCGGCACAg GTCCAATCAGTTATACAACCTAATCAACAGTCTGTTATTCAGACAGCGTCTAATATACAGTCAGTGCAATTGCCAAAGGGAAATGTAATATTGGTTAGCAAACCAAGCTCAGTTATACACACTACCCAAGGAACTTTGCAAACATTACAG ataaagCCTGAACCAAACACATTAGTGAGCACACAGGGACAATCTTGCAGTGATGAAAGCTGTAGTGATGATGAAAATCCCAAAAGGAATTACAGAGAAATGTTAACCCGACGCCCCTCATATAGGAAAATACTGAATGACCTCGGTGGAGCTGAGATTGcag AAAATCGCATGGGAAATAAAGCAGGATTGGAAAGTGAAGTGTCGCTGTCACCTTCTTTATCATTTGCTCCAG tgaTTCCAGCTGGTGCTTTGCAGACTGAGAGTGGTTTGCATACATTGGCTGTATCAGGTGGAACCGGCGGTGGCGCGATAGTGCAATATGCGACAAATCAAGATGGCCAATTCTATGTACCCG GGCCTATCCTAGAAGATCAGACACGAAAACGTGAACtacgattattaaaaaatagagaAGCAGCAAGAGAATGTCGACGTAAGAagaaagaatatataaaatgtctCGAGAACCGTGTTGCAGTGTTAGAAAATCAAAACAAAGCCCTTATAGAAGAGCTAAAATCACTAAAAGAACTATATTGCCAACAAAAAACAGAATGA
- the LOC124533891 gene encoding cyclic AMP response element-binding protein B isoform X2: MDGMVEENGTSGASGVTDPLASAASSASTTPHVVVTSIVQLTLPTQAPSAQVQSVIQPNQQSVIQTASNIQSVQLPKGNVILVSKPSSVIHTTQGTLQTLQIKPEPNTLVSTQGQSCSDESCSDDENPKRNYREMLTRRPSYRKILNDLGGAEIAENRMGNKAGLESEVSLSPSLSFAPVIPAGALQTESGLHTLAVSGGTGGGAIVQYATNQDGQFYVPEDQTRKRELRLLKNREAARECRRKKKEYIKCLENRVAVLENQNKALIEELKSLKELYCQQKTE, translated from the exons ATGGACGGAATGGTGGAGGAGAACGGCACCTCTGGCGCATCAGGCGTCACAGACCCCTTGGCGAGTGCAGCCTCATCGGCCAGCACCACGCCTCATGTCGTCGTTACCAGCATTGTGCAACTTACGTTGCCAACGCAAGCACCATCGGCACAg GTCCAATCAGTTATACAACCTAATCAACAGTCTGTTATTCAGACAGCGTCTAATATACAGTCAGTGCAATTGCCAAAGGGAAATGTAATATTGGTTAGCAAACCAAGCTCAGTTATACACACTACCCAAGGAACTTTGCAAACATTACAG ataaagCCTGAACCAAACACATTAGTGAGCACACAGGGACAATCTTGCAGTGATGAAAGCTGTAGTGATGATGAAAATCCCAAAAGGAATTACAGAGAAATGTTAACCCGACGCCCCTCATATAGGAAAATACTGAATGACCTCGGTGGAGCTGAGATTGcag AAAATCGCATGGGAAATAAAGCAGGATTGGAAAGTGAAGTGTCGCTGTCACCTTCTTTATCATTTGCTCCAG tgaTTCCAGCTGGTGCTTTGCAGACTGAGAGTGGTTTGCATACATTGGCTGTATCAGGTGGAACCGGCGGTGGCGCGATAGTGCAATATGCGACAAATCAAGATGGCCAATTCTATGTACCCG AAGATCAGACACGAAAACGTGAACtacgattattaaaaaatagagaAGCAGCAAGAGAATGTCGACGTAAGAagaaagaatatataaaatgtctCGAGAACCGTGTTGCAGTGTTAGAAAATCAAAACAAAGCCCTTATAGAAGAGCTAAAATCACTAAAAGAACTATATTGCCAACAAAAAACAGAATGA
- the LOC124533891 gene encoding cyclic AMP response element-binding protein B isoform X4, which translates to MDGMVEENGTSGASGVTDPLASAASSASTTPHVVVTSIVQLTLPTQAPSAQVQSVIQPNQQSVIQTASNIQSVQLPKGNVILVSKPSSVIHTTQGTLQTLQIKPEPNTLVSTQGQSCSDESCSDDENPKRNYREMLTRRPSYRKILNDLGGAEIAVIPAGALQTESGLHTLAVSGGTGGGAIVQYATNQDGQFYVPGPILEDQTRKRELRLLKNREAARECRRKKKEYIKCLENRVAVLENQNKALIEELKSLKELYCQQKTE; encoded by the exons ATGGACGGAATGGTGGAGGAGAACGGCACCTCTGGCGCATCAGGCGTCACAGACCCCTTGGCGAGTGCAGCCTCATCGGCCAGCACCACGCCTCATGTCGTCGTTACCAGCATTGTGCAACTTACGTTGCCAACGCAAGCACCATCGGCACAg GTCCAATCAGTTATACAACCTAATCAACAGTCTGTTATTCAGACAGCGTCTAATATACAGTCAGTGCAATTGCCAAAGGGAAATGTAATATTGGTTAGCAAACCAAGCTCAGTTATACACACTACCCAAGGAACTTTGCAAACATTACAG ataaagCCTGAACCAAACACATTAGTGAGCACACAGGGACAATCTTGCAGTGATGAAAGCTGTAGTGATGATGAAAATCCCAAAAGGAATTACAGAGAAATGTTAACCCGACGCCCCTCATATAGGAAAATACTGAATGACCTCGGTGGAGCTGAGATTGcag tgaTTCCAGCTGGTGCTTTGCAGACTGAGAGTGGTTTGCATACATTGGCTGTATCAGGTGGAACCGGCGGTGGCGCGATAGTGCAATATGCGACAAATCAAGATGGCCAATTCTATGTACCCG GGCCTATCCTAGAAGATCAGACACGAAAACGTGAACtacgattattaaaaaatagagaAGCAGCAAGAGAATGTCGACGTAAGAagaaagaatatataaaatgtctCGAGAACCGTGTTGCAGTGTTAGAAAATCAAAACAAAGCCCTTATAGAAGAGCTAAAATCACTAAAAGAACTATATTGCCAACAAAAAACAGAATGA